The following are encoded in a window of bacterium SCSIO 12643 genomic DNA:
- the miaB gene encoding tRNA (N6-isopentenyl adenosine(37)-C2)-methylthiotransferase MiaB: protein MEDILGQNKVIDETRQGEATMIENNGSKGKKKMYIENYGCQMNFSDSEIVASILTKEGYETTSEESDADLVLVNTCSIRENAETRVLNRLGHFKKTKREKPGLIIGVLGCMAERMREKLLEKEKLVDIVAGPDAYRDLPNLIEEASEGRKAVNVLLSREETYAEISPIRLSSNGVTAFISIMRGCDNMCSFCVVPFTRGRERSRKPETIVQEAKELFDKGFREVTLLGQNVDSYRWNMTSKGVIKDPDQPTVNFAGLMDMVAQVSPDLRIRFSTSHPKDMTDEVLEVMAKHKNICKYIHLPVQSGNTDVLKKMNRGYTREWYLDRINAIRRYMPDCAISTDIITGFCGETEEQHKDTVSLMNEIDYDFAFMFKYSERPRTLAERKFEDDVPEEDKSRRLQEVIEIQQKSSLMRNQQYVGQEVEVLIEGLSKRSDQHVFGRSTQNAVVIIDKDAHQPGDYVNVMITECSSATLKGHIVKK from the coding sequence ATGGAAGATATATTGGGGCAGAACAAGGTAATTGACGAGACACGTCAAGGTGAAGCAACCATGATTGAAAACAATGGTTCAAAGGGGAAAAAGAAAATGTACATTGAAAACTACGGTTGTCAAATGAACTTTTCGGATAGTGAGATTGTTGCCTCTATTTTAACAAAAGAAGGTTATGAAACAACATCGGAAGAATCTGATGCAGATTTAGTCCTTGTTAATACGTGTTCAATTCGGGAAAATGCAGAAACCAGAGTTTTAAATCGTTTAGGTCACTTCAAAAAGACTAAAAGAGAAAAACCTGGGCTCATCATTGGAGTTCTTGGATGTATGGCTGAACGTATGCGCGAAAAGCTTCTTGAAAAAGAAAAACTGGTAGATATCGTTGCCGGGCCAGACGCTTACCGTGATTTACCTAATTTGATTGAGGAAGCTTCTGAAGGGAGAAAGGCGGTAAATGTACTTTTATCCAGAGAAGAAACCTATGCTGAAATCAGTCCAATTAGATTAAGCTCTAATGGTGTAACTGCTTTTATCTCTATCATGCGTGGGTGTGATAATATGTGTTCTTTCTGTGTCGTTCCATTTACACGCGGGCGTGAAAGAAGCCGTAAACCCGAAACTATTGTACAAGAAGCAAAAGAATTATTCGATAAAGGTTTTAGAGAAGTAACCTTACTAGGTCAAAATGTAGACTCTTACAGATGGAATATGACCAGTAAAGGGGTAATTAAAGATCCTGATCAACCGACAGTGAATTTTGCCGGGCTAATGGATATGGTGGCGCAAGTATCTCCTGATTTACGTATTCGTTTCTCTACCTCTCATCCAAAAGATATGACCGATGAAGTGCTTGAGGTCATGGCAAAACATAAAAACATTTGTAAATACATCCACCTTCCCGTTCAATCGGGAAATACTGATGTATTGAAAAAAATGAATCGTGGATATACAAGAGAATGGTATTTGGATAGAATTAATGCGATCAGACGTTATATGCCGGATTGTGCCATTTCAACTGATATTATTACCGGGTTCTGTGGAGAAACAGAAGAGCAACATAAAGACACCGTATCTTTAATGAATGAGATCGATTACGATTTTGCTTTTATGTTTAAATACTCTGAAAGACCACGTACTTTGGCTGAGCGTAAATTTGAGGATGATGTACCAGAGGAAGATAAATCTCGTAGATTACAAGAGGTGATTGAAATTCAGCAAAAAAGCTCTTTAATGCGTAATCAACAATACGTAGGGCAAGAGGTAGAAGTATTAATTGAAGGGCTTTCGAAAAGATCTGATCAACATGTATTTGGTAGAAGTACCCAAAATGCTGTAGTGATTATTGATAAAGATGCGCATCAGCCTGGTGACTACGTTAACGTCATGATTACTGAATGTTCTTCTGCGACCCTTAAAGGACACATCGTCAAAAAATAA
- a CDS encoding LptE family protein, translating to MKKLLYIYVVSILVTACTASYSFTGTSTGNAKTISIETLTNRAPLTPPEYTQTFTEGLKEQYLRQTSLDLVKSNGDLQLSGFIQRYTSAPIATTGDETTSQNRLTVTVSIKFVNQLDPTQNFDKTFTRFEDYSSSESLSNVQDELFASITDQLAQDIIQASIGNW from the coding sequence ATGAAAAAGCTATTATATATATATGTAGTATCCATTTTGGTTACAGCGTGTACAGCCAGTTACAGTTTTACCGGAACCTCAACCGGAAATGCTAAAACGATTTCTATTGAGACACTTACCAATAGAGCTCCTTTAACACCTCCTGAATACACACAGACCTTTACTGAGGGGTTAAAAGAACAGTATTTAAGACAAACAAGCTTAGATCTGGTAAAATCGAATGGTGATTTACAACTATCAGGTTTTATCCAAAGATATACCTCTGCTCCTATTGCGACTACGGGTGATGAAACCACATCACAAAACAGGTTGACAGTTACTGTTTCTATTAAGTTTGTAAATCAACTTGATCCCACTCAAAACTTTGATAAGACTTTTACCAGATTTGAGGATTATTCATCTTCAGAGAGTTTGAGCAACGTTCAGGATGAATTGTTTGCATCCATTACAGATCAATTGGCACAAGATATTATTCAGGCATCAATCGGAAACTGGTAG
- the groL gene encoding chaperonin GroEL (60 kDa chaperone family; promotes refolding of misfolded polypeptides especially under stressful conditions; forms two stacked rings of heptamers to form a barrel-shaped 14mer; ends can be capped by GroES; misfolded proteins enter the barrel where they are refolded when GroES binds) → MAKQILFDIEARDLLKNGVDQLANAVKVTLGPKGRNVIIDRKFGSPHVTKDGVSVAKEVELKDPIENMGAQMVKEVASKTADLAGDGTTTATVLAQSMVTTGLKNVAAGANPMDLKRGIDSAVKTVIENLKSQSIEVGDDNSKIEQVATVSANNDTEIGKLIAEAMAKVKKEGVITVEEAKGTDTTVDVVEGMQFDRGYLSPYFVTNTEKMLTEMENPYILIFDKKISTMKDLLPVLEKTAQTGRGLLIIAEDVDGEALATLVVNRLRGSLKIAAVKAPGFGDRRKAMLEDIAILTGGTLISEEQGRKLEDATIEDLGTAATVTIDKDNTTIVNGSGSEEAIAARVGQIKAQIESTTSDYDREKLQERLAKLAGGVAVLYIGAATEVEMKEKKDRVDDALAATRAAVEEGIVAGGGVALVRATEAISELSGENEDQNTGIAIVRRSLEEPLRQIVTNAGGEGAVVVQKVMEGKDDFGYNARTDVYENMMTAGVIDPTKVTRIALENAASIAGMLLTTECVLADEEEENPAPAMPPMGGGMPGMM, encoded by the coding sequence ATGGCAAAGCAAATTTTGTTTGATATAGAAGCTAGAGACCTACTTAAAAACGGAGTAGATCAATTAGCGAATGCAGTAAAAGTAACTCTAGGACCAAAAGGGAGAAACGTTATTATCGACCGTAAATTTGGTTCTCCACACGTTACTAAAGATGGTGTTTCAGTAGCCAAAGAAGTTGAGCTTAAAGACCCAATCGAAAACATGGGTGCTCAAATGGTAAAAGAGGTTGCTTCTAAAACTGCTGACCTGGCAGGTGACGGAACAACAACTGCTACGGTTCTAGCACAAAGCATGGTAACTACTGGACTTAAAAACGTTGCCGCTGGTGCTAACCCAATGGATTTAAAGAGAGGTATCGATAGCGCAGTAAAAACTGTAATCGAGAACTTAAAATCTCAGTCTATTGAAGTGGGGGATGACAACTCTAAGATCGAGCAAGTGGCTACTGTTTCTGCAAACAACGACACCGAAATTGGTAAGTTAATTGCTGAAGCAATGGCTAAGGTAAAGAAAGAAGGTGTTATTACCGTTGAAGAAGCTAAAGGTACGGATACTACTGTTGATGTAGTAGAAGGAATGCAATTCGATCGTGGATATCTTTCTCCATACTTTGTGACTAACACAGAGAAAATGTTAACTGAAATGGAGAATCCTTACATCTTAATTTTCGATAAGAAAATTTCTACGATGAAGGACTTACTACCTGTTTTAGAAAAAACAGCTCAAACTGGTCGTGGTTTATTAATAATTGCTGAAGATGTAGACGGAGAAGCATTAGCTACTTTAGTTGTAAACAGATTAAGAGGTTCTCTTAAAATTGCTGCAGTTAAAGCGCCTGGATTTGGAGACAGACGTAAGGCAATGTTAGAAGATATTGCTATCTTAACAGGTGGTACTTTAATCTCAGAAGAGCAAGGCCGTAAATTAGAAGACGCAACTATCGAAGATTTAGGAACTGCTGCTACTGTAACTATTGATAAGGACAATACGACTATCGTTAACGGTTCTGGTTCTGAGGAAGCAATTGCTGCTAGAGTAGGACAAATCAAAGCGCAAATCGAGTCTACTACTTCTGATTATGACAGAGAAAAACTTCAAGAGCGTTTGGCTAAATTAGCCGGGGGTGTTGCAGTTCTTTACATTGGTGCTGCTACTGAAGTAGAAATGAAAGAAAAGAAAGACCGTGTAGATGATGCTTTAGCTGCTACTCGTGCTGCTGTTGAAGAAGGAATCGTAGCTGGTGGTGGAGTTGCTTTAGTAAGAGCTACTGAAGCTATCTCAGAATTATCTGGAGAAAACGAAGATCAAAACACAGGTATTGCCATCGTAAGACGTTCTTTAGAAGAGCCATTACGTCAAATCGTAACTAACGCAGGTGGCGAAGGCGCTGTAGTAGTACAAAAAGTAATGGAAGGTAAAGATGATTTCGGTTACAATGCACGTACTGATGTATATGAAAACATGATGACTGCAGGTGTAATTGATCCGACTAAAGTGACCAGAATTGCTTTAGAAAACGCAGCTTCTATTGCAGGTATGTTGTTAACTACTGAGTGTGTTTTAGCAGATGAAGAGGAAGAAAATCCAGCTCCGGCAATGCCTCCAATGGGTGGTGGAATGCCAGGAATGATGTAA
- a CDS encoding sigma-54-dependent Fis family transcriptional regulator encodes MDIISAKQRFGIIGNNEQLNRAIETAIRVAPTSLSVLVTGESGVGKENIPQIIHAYGQNKHNKYVAVNCGAIPEGTIDSELFGHVKGSFTGAHAERKGYFEEADGGTIFLDEIGELPKATQAKLLRVLESGEFIKVGSSKVLKTEVRVVAATNVNIQEAIKKGKFREDLYYRLNTVPILMPPLRDRGDDISLLFRKFATDFAEKYRMPVVRLSPEAKQMIERYYWPGNVRQLKNITEQLSILETTRNIETETLLNYLPNYTDNKLPVLVNANTDSQESLKEREVLFKALIDMRAEVDMLKNAVKSLAQGQGLNPNNFTSSDNQDLVTPVAPTTQELTVSSPDISISKSQFSNFPAPQIQNHEEVEESLSLEEKEKELIEKALSKHRGKRKYAAKDLGISERTLYRKIKEYDLN; translated from the coding sequence ATGGATATTATTTCTGCAAAACAACGTTTTGGAATCATTGGAAATAATGAACAATTAAATCGTGCTATTGAAACCGCTATTCGTGTAGCACCTACTTCATTAAGTGTTTTAGTTACCGGTGAAAGTGGTGTGGGGAAAGAGAATATTCCTCAAATCATTCATGCTTATGGTCAGAACAAGCATAATAAATATGTAGCTGTAAACTGCGGAGCTATTCCGGAAGGAACGATTGATTCCGAACTATTTGGTCACGTCAAAGGTTCTTTCACAGGAGCTCATGCAGAACGTAAAGGTTATTTTGAGGAAGCTGATGGCGGCACTATATTTTTAGATGAAATCGGTGAATTGCCAAAAGCCACGCAAGCCAAACTGCTTAGAGTTTTGGAATCTGGCGAATTCATCAAAGTCGGTTCATCGAAAGTTTTGAAAACAGAAGTACGTGTAGTTGCTGCAACAAATGTCAACATTCAGGAAGCAATCAAAAAAGGAAAGTTCAGAGAAGACCTTTATTATAGACTAAATACCGTTCCGATCTTGATGCCTCCATTAAGAGATCGTGGAGATGATATTAGTTTACTGTTCAGAAAATTTGCAACTGATTTTGCTGAAAAATATAGAATGCCGGTTGTAAGACTTTCTCCGGAAGCCAAACAAATGATCGAACGTTATTATTGGCCAGGAAATGTCAGACAGCTTAAAAATATTACAGAGCAGCTTTCTATTTTAGAAACCACCAGAAACATAGAGACCGAAACATTATTAAATTATTTACCAAACTACACAGATAATAAATTGCCTGTTCTGGTAAATGCAAACACGGATTCCCAGGAAAGTCTCAAGGAAAGAGAAGTTCTATTCAAGGCTTTAATTGATATGCGTGCTGAAGTAGACATGCTTAAAAACGCAGTAAAATCATTGGCACAGGGGCAAGGACTTAATCCAAATAACTTTACTTCATCAGACAATCAGGATTTAGTAACTCCTGTTGCTCCAACCACGCAGGAACTTACCGTTTCCTCACCTGACATTTCCATCTCCAAAAGTCAATTTTCTAATTTTCCAGCTCCTCAAATACAGAATCATGAAGAAGTTGAAGAGTCACTATCTCTGGAGGAAAAAGAAAAAGAGCTTATTGAAAAAGCATTAAGCAAACATCGAGGTAAACGTAAATACGCAGCAAAAGATCTGGGAATCTCAGAAAGAACATTGTACCGAAAAATTAAAGAATACGATTTAAATTAA
- a CDS encoding T9SS type A sorting domain-containing protein yields the protein MQFKTLLLSTVATLFSLFTFASHWSSGEITTTHLYGNTYKLTFTILRDCAGVNMPASVTINSNNGTSFILPMDYSINSIGVNTSCPTMISGSTCNGGTFPGYEYYSYSTVASLPLNNSWEFYYSSCCRSTAYNLLGPGTNFYISSKLYQNNAPSNSMPKFPLTPTIIIDGTSNFNIDYSAFDLENDSLVYSFTDAYNTASTTAIYNAGLSGTNPMNGLSINSQTGEISYTAPAQPIIGNFIINIKCEEYDRTTGTLLSEHMKEVTFISITQAGLSISNVPPVSNGIIATTGGTNISGNTFSMCLGSNANFDLSFTHPNNSVTLWSPVDKDYPGVTYSVTSVGNTSAMNVNIPSTMPQGIYRFYVQSIGDNCSFATMSYDTFTIEINGNVETNQDLTICLGDSVNLQATGNTAYTWSPGTGLSCTNCPNPTATPNTTTTYVVTGTTNNGCNNTDTITITVDSLKNYYGVVSQSNGTPYINTKVYLIDYNPLDSTVTAIDSVLTDSNGFYLFQTTASMVWLKIAPDSALYPNELPTYFDSALTFLAADSIFLYPCDTAEVNFSTISGTNPGGSGFISGNVYQGAGKAASDPMEGVELLLVNDQNEFVQYWKTNTQGYLQFSNLPYGTYKVFVDRVGVDNDLAPEIDVNESSKDISYNFKLFSDKLVRDMPNSTTTISNNKVLDIYPNPTTQYIHIVSNQAVEFVIINLNGQVLKSGIASPNENSISVKELQSGVYFIKLKSDHQQTIQKFIKK from the coding sequence ATGCAATTCAAAACACTATTACTATCAACTGTAGCCACTCTATTCTCCTTATTCACTTTTGCCTCGCATTGGTCTTCAGGAGAAATTACTACTACTCATTTATATGGCAACACTTACAAACTCACTTTTACTATTTTACGAGATTGTGCAGGTGTAAACATGCCCGCCTCAGTAACCATAAACTCTAATAACGGAACATCATTCATATTACCAATGGATTATTCCATTAACTCAATCGGAGTCAATACTTCTTGCCCAACGATGATTAGCGGTTCTACATGTAATGGAGGGACTTTTCCAGGATATGAATACTATTCCTATTCTACTGTCGCTTCTTTACCATTGAATAATTCCTGGGAGTTTTATTATTCCTCCTGCTGTAGATCAACCGCTTACAATCTATTGGGGCCAGGAACTAATTTTTATATCTCTTCTAAGCTATATCAAAACAATGCTCCGTCTAACTCAATGCCTAAATTCCCACTTACACCAACAATAATTATTGATGGAACAAGTAACTTCAACATTGATTACTCTGCATTTGATCTGGAAAATGACAGTCTGGTATATTCATTTACCGATGCTTATAATACAGCGTCAACAACCGCTATATACAATGCCGGGCTTAGTGGGACAAACCCGATGAATGGATTATCCATTAATAGTCAAACAGGAGAGATTTCTTATACAGCTCCGGCACAGCCGATAATTGGTAATTTCATTATTAATATTAAATGTGAGGAATACGATAGAACAACTGGAACCTTGTTAAGCGAACACATGAAAGAGGTCACATTTATTTCTATTACTCAAGCTGGCCTTAGCATCTCTAACGTTCCACCTGTTTCTAATGGTATCATAGCAACAACAGGAGGCACCAACATCTCTGGAAATACCTTTAGCATGTGTCTAGGATCAAATGCGAATTTTGATTTATCATTTACCCATCCAAACAATTCCGTTACACTTTGGAGTCCGGTAGACAAAGATTATCCGGGGGTCACTTATTCTGTAACATCAGTAGGAAATACAAGTGCGATGAATGTAAATATTCCATCAACCATGCCTCAAGGAATCTATAGGTTTTACGTACAATCAATAGGAGACAATTGCAGCTTTGCCACTATGAGTTATGACACTTTCACTATTGAAATCAATGGAAATGTTGAAACCAATCAGGATTTAACGATCTGTCTGGGAGATTCTGTCAACTTACAGGCAACAGGTAATACGGCTTACACCTGGAGTCCTGGTACAGGCCTTTCATGTACAAACTGTCCGAATCCAACAGCTACACCTAATACCACCACAACATATGTAGTAACCGGAACTACAAATAATGGTTGTAACAACACCGATACAATAACAATTACTGTAGACTCTTTAAAGAATTACTATGGTGTAGTCTCACAATCAAATGGGACACCATATATCAATACAAAAGTTTATTTGATTGATTACAACCCTTTGGATAGTACTGTTACGGCTATTGATTCCGTATTAACAGATTCAAATGGTTTTTATTTATTTCAAACCACTGCTTCAATGGTTTGGTTAAAAATTGCACCTGACTCCGCTTTATATCCAAACGAATTACCAACGTATTTTGATAGTGCATTAACGTTTTTAGCAGCGGATTCAATTTTCTTGTATCCATGTGATACTGCAGAAGTAAACTTCTCCACTATATCTGGAACGAACCCTGGAGGAAGTGGTTTTATCTCTGGAAATGTATATCAGGGTGCGGGGAAAGCAGCTTCCGACCCAATGGAAGGCGTTGAACTTTTATTAGTTAACGATCAAAATGAATTTGTACAGTACTGGAAAACGAATACACAAGGGTATTTACAATTCTCTAATTTACCTTATGGCACATATAAAGTATTTGTTGACCGTGTAGGCGTAGATAATGACCTGGCTCCTGAAATTGATGTTAACGAATCTTCTAAAGACATCTCTTATAATTTTAAGCTATTTAGTGATAAACTGGTTCGTGATATGCCTAATTCTACAACAACTATTTCTAACAATAAGGTTTTAGACATTTACCCAAATCCGACAACACAGTACATCCATATCGTTTCTAATCAAGCGGTGGAATTCGTGATCATTAATCTAAATGGCCAGGTATTAAAATCAGGCATAGCATCTCCAAATGAAAATTCCATCTCGGTGAAAGAGCTTCAAAGTGGGGTATATTTCATCAAACTAAAATCTGATCACCAACAAACTATTCAAAAATTCATCAAAAAGTAA
- the secG gene encoding preprotein translocase subunit SecG: MMSFITVLIIIVGVLLGLVVLIQNPKGGGLASGFSGANQFGGVQRTNDFLDKATWTLVIALFALSIISSSLTNPIDAGSEEGSSQFQEMVEEEPGQQAPAAPTIPTE; the protein is encoded by the coding sequence ATAATGAGTTTTATAACAGTATTAATAATTATCGTAGGAGTTTTATTAGGTTTAGTTGTTTTAATCCAAAACCCTAAAGGTGGTGGTTTAGCTTCAGGATTTAGTGGAGCAAATCAATTCGGTGGAGTTCAAAGAACCAATGACTTTTTGGATAAAGCGACCTGGACTTTGGTAATTGCTTTATTTGCCTTGAGCATTATCTCATCTTCATTAACCAATCCTATTGATGCTGGTTCAGAAGAAGGAAGTTCTCAATTTCAGGAAATGGTAGAGGAAGAGCCAGGACAACAAGCTCCAGCTGCGCCAACTATTCCTACTGAATAA
- a CDS encoding co-chaperone GroES has product MSKLNIQPLADRVIVEAAPAEEKTASGIIIPDTAKEKPQQGTVVAAGNGLKDEPMTVKVGDTVLYGKYSGTEINIEGNDYLIMKEADIYAIVNG; this is encoded by the coding sequence ATGTCTAAGTTAAATATTCAACCTCTTGCAGATAGAGTTATCGTAGAAGCTGCTCCAGCGGAAGAAAAAACCGCTAGTGGAATCATTATTCCAGACACGGCTAAAGAAAAACCACAACAAGGAACTGTTGTAGCAGCTGGTAACGGGTTAAAAGATGAACCAATGACTGTAAAAGTTGGTGACACTGTTCTTTATGGAAAATATTCCGGAACAGAAATCAACATCGAAGGAAATGATTACTTGATCATGAAAGAAGCGGATATCTACGCAATTGTAAACGGATAA
- the topA gene encoding type I DNA topoisomerase, protein MDLVIVESPAKAKTIEGFLGKGFTVKSSYGHVRDLAKKGVAIDIENDFEPNYDVLPDKKKVVTELKSLAKKSGMVWLATDEDREGEAISWHLSEVLGLKPENTKRIVFHEITKSAIQKAIDNPRNIDLDLVKAQQARRVLDRLVGFELSPVLWRKVKPSLSAGRVQSVTVRLIVEREREIINYTSEVFYRVSAIFKLKNGNAVKANIPEKFKTEEEAYQFLEKCKDASFKVESVVSKPSKKSPPPPFTTSSLQQEASRKLGFSVNQTMVIAQRLYEAGKITYMRTDSLNLSDLAMSASQTTIESKYGNEYSNPRKFATKSKGAQEAHEAIRPTYMENATVEGDRNEERLYSLIWKRTIASQMSDARLEKTTVKIGISLEDRKFTAQGEVITFDGFLKVYQVAVDEDAESSVDSGVLPVMKEGDELDLDSAQGVQRFTLHPPRYSEASLVKKLEELGIGRPSTYAPTISTIQKRGYVEKKSTDGNVRDYKVIEVNPSGIEVITKQETTGKEKNKLFPTDIGSVVNDFLIEHFENILDFNFTADVEREFDEIADGRVSWNKMIEDFYSDFHSKVEDTIENSERATGERLLGEDPATGKPVYARIGRFGPMIQIGDVDDEEKPKFTSLLPGMSISSVTFEEAMDLFKLPRLLGEYEGKKLYASIGRFGPYLRLGSLFVSIKEANGDDPYTITYDRGAELIKEKIEADKKALLKTFDEDEELRIIEGRYGPYIKQAKSNYKIPKGTDPMSLTYEDCLELIAKQPKKTKAKKTTTKKKATTKKKTTKAKAASKK, encoded by the coding sequence ATGGATTTGGTAATTGTGGAGTCGCCTGCAAAGGCAAAAACAATCGAGGGTTTTTTAGGGAAAGGATTTACCGTAAAATCGAGTTACGGACATGTAAGAGATTTAGCTAAGAAGGGCGTTGCTATTGATATAGAGAATGATTTTGAGCCAAATTATGATGTGCTGCCTGATAAGAAAAAGGTAGTTACAGAATTAAAAAGTTTAGCAAAGAAATCAGGAATGGTTTGGTTGGCAACGGATGAGGATCGTGAGGGAGAAGCTATATCCTGGCACCTAAGTGAGGTTTTAGGATTAAAACCAGAAAATACGAAGCGAATTGTTTTCCATGAGATTACCAAATCTGCAATTCAAAAGGCGATTGATAATCCACGTAACATTGATTTGGATCTTGTAAAGGCACAACAAGCAAGAAGAGTTTTGGATCGTTTAGTAGGTTTTGAGTTGTCTCCGGTGTTATGGAGAAAAGTAAAACCTTCATTATCTGCTGGACGTGTACAATCGGTAACAGTGAGGTTGATTGTAGAGAGAGAACGTGAGATCATTAATTACACTTCTGAAGTATTTTATCGCGTTTCAGCAATATTTAAACTCAAGAATGGAAATGCGGTAAAAGCGAATATTCCGGAGAAGTTTAAAACAGAAGAAGAAGCATATCAGTTTTTAGAGAAATGTAAAGATGCGAGTTTTAAGGTAGAGAGTGTGGTCAGTAAACCATCAAAGAAATCTCCTCCACCACCATTTACAACATCTTCTTTACAACAGGAAGCTTCAAGAAAGCTTGGTTTTTCGGTAAATCAAACGATGGTCATCGCACAGCGATTGTATGAAGCGGGTAAGATTACTTATATGAGAACAGATTCTTTGAATCTTTCTGATTTAGCTATGAGTGCTTCTCAAACGACCATTGAATCTAAGTATGGTAACGAGTATTCTAATCCTCGAAAATTTGCAACTAAATCGAAAGGGGCTCAAGAAGCGCACGAGGCCATTCGTCCTACATACATGGAGAACGCTACTGTTGAAGGAGACCGAAATGAAGAGCGTTTATATTCATTGATTTGGAAGAGAACAATTGCCTCTCAAATGTCTGATGCAAGACTTGAGAAGACCACGGTAAAGATTGGAATTAGTCTTGAAGATAGAAAATTCACAGCACAAGGTGAGGTGATCACATTTGATGGGTTTTTAAAGGTATATCAAGTAGCTGTAGATGAGGATGCAGAGAGCTCTGTAGACTCAGGAGTACTACCCGTAATGAAAGAAGGAGATGAGCTTGATTTGGATTCTGCACAGGGAGTTCAGAGATTTACTTTACATCCACCAAGATATTCAGAGGCAAGTTTGGTAAAGAAACTCGAAGAGTTAGGTATCGGACGACCATCTACGTATGCACCAACCATTTCTACTATTCAGAAAAGAGGTTATGTTGAAAAGAAATCTACTGATGGAAATGTCAGAGACTATAAAGTTATTGAAGTAAATCCTTCAGGTATAGAAGTGATTACTAAACAGGAAACCACAGGTAAGGAAAAGAATAAGCTTTTTCCAACGGATATAGGTAGTGTGGTAAATGACTTTTTGATTGAGCATTTTGAGAATATTCTTGATTTTAATTTTACTGCTGACGTAGAGCGTGAATTTGATGAAATTGCGGATGGACGTGTTTCATGGAATAAAATGATTGAAGACTTTTATTCGGATTTTCATAGTAAGGTAGAAGATACGATTGAAAATAGTGAGCGAGCTACAGGAGAGAGGTTGTTAGGAGAAGATCCTGCAACAGGAAAGCCAGTATATGCACGTATTGGACGTTTTGGTCCAATGATTCAAATTGGAGATGTTGATGATGAAGAGAAACCGAAATTCACTTCATTGTTGCCAGGAATGAGTATCTCAAGTGTCACATTTGAAGAAGCGATGGATCTATTCAAGCTTCCAAGATTGTTAGGTGAGTATGAAGGCAAGAAGTTATATGCTTCTATTGGTCGTTTTGGACCATACTTAAGATTAGGAAGTCTTTTTGTAAGTATAAAAGAAGCTAATGGAGATGATCCATACACTATTACTTATGATAGAGGAGCAGAATTGATCAAAGAAAAGATAGAGGCGGATAAGAAAGCATTGCTTAAGACATTTGATGAGGATGAGGAGTTGCGTATTATAGAAGGTCGATATGGACCATATATAAAACAAGCAAAAAGCAATTATAAAATTCCAAAAGGAACAGATCCGATGAGCTTGACTTATGAAGATTGTTTGGAGCTAATTGCTAAACAGCCTAAGAAAACAAAAGCTAAAAAAACTACAACGAAGAAAAAGGCGACTACAAAAAAGAAGACTACAAAAGCAAAAGCAGCAAGTAAAAAGTAG